In Capsicum annuum cultivar UCD-10X-F1 chromosome 11, UCD10Xv1.1, whole genome shotgun sequence, one genomic interval encodes:
- the LOC107847906 gene encoding ubiquitin carboxyl-terminal hydrolase 24 has protein sequence MNDQKVLIFGSFTEDEIKSLQSQPTTDVGITFGSLDSATLKSVGIFGTTLTQFDHSRNLQPSELAHRDNVTEGHRNTGKPIKLAGKTIKEYGSSSFTSPAYNRSLLHPEVNTRSSYVSFEKSSLLQCAADNVSELSNSIEAVNLANQLKNYNLVNGKHNSLKATNGSSVVFGSLLPRGLVNLGNLCFLNATLQALLSCSSFVHLLQELKTRDISEAGYPTLHAFVQFISEFGIFIDSSMKKTETVVPEIGLPFRPLMFESVLKNFTPDVADSLTGRPRQEDAQEFLSFLMHQMHDELLRLEGQVPNGTGRNSSLVSSTDDEEEDDDWETVGRRNRTAVTRTQSFVPSKLSEIFGGQLKSVVKAKGNKASATVQPFLLLHLNIYPEPICSIEDALRMFSAPEALEGYRASTAGKAEVVSASKSVKILELSDIMVLHLMRFSYGSEGSTKLHKPVHFPLELVFGREFLDSPSEGRRYELVATITHHGRDPSKGHYTADARHPSGKWLRYDDVSVTAIPTSKVLHDQAYVLFYKQL, from the exons GTGTTGATCTTTGGGTCATTTACTGAAGATGAGATTAAATCTCTGCAAAGCCAGCCAACAACTGATGTAGGGATCACATTTGGTTCGTTGGATTCTGCAACTTTAAAATCTGTGGGCATTTTTGGCACAACGTTGACACAGTTTGATCATTCTAGGAATCTTCAGCCATCAGAGCTTGCACATAGAGATAATGTCACTGAGGGTCATAGAAATACAGGGAAACCCATAAAGTTGGCCGGCAAAACTATAAAAGAATATGGTAGTTCTAGTTTTACAAGTCCTGCTTACAATAGGAGTTTGTTACATCCAGAAGTGAATACCAGAAGTTCTTATGTTTCGTTCGAGAAATCAAGCTTGTTGCAGTGTGCAGCTGATAATGTGTCTGAATTGTCTAACAGCATTGAAGCTGTTAATTTAGctaatcaacttaaaaactataaCTTGGTTAATGGTAAACATAATTCTTTGAAGGCAACAAATGGGTCTTCTGTGGTTTTTGGAAGTTTGTTACCTCGAGGGTTGGTCAACTTGGGGAACTTGTGCTTTCTTAATGCAACTCTTCAGGCTCTTCTCTCATGCTCTTCTTTTGTTCATCTCCTGCAAGAACTAAAAACACGTGATATATCGGAG GCTGGGTATCCAACTTTGCATGCCTTTGTTCAGTTCATCTCTGAATTCGGTATATTCATTGATTCAAGCATGAAGAAAACGGAAACAGTAGTTCCAGAAATTGGGCTGCCTTTTCGACCTTTAATGTTTGAATCTGTCCTAAAAAACTTTACCCCGGATGTCGCAGACAGCTTGACAGGCCGACCTAG GCAGGAGGATGCCCAGGAGTTCCTCAGTTTTCTCATGCATCAGATGCATGATGAATTGCTAAGATTAGAGGGCCAAGTACCAAATGGTACTGGGAGAAACTCCTCTCTGGTTTCATCAACAGATGATGAGGAAGAGGATGATGATTGGGAGACTGTTGGCCGAAGGAATAGGACTGCAGTTACTAGAACACAGAGCTTTGTTCCATCAAAATTAAGTGAAATTTTTGGAGGCCAATTGAAGAGTGTAGTGAAGGCTAAAG GCAACAAAGCCTCGGCAACAGTACAACCATTTCTTCTGCTCCACCTGAACATTTATCCAGAGCCTATTTGCTCAATAGAAGACGCACTTCGGATGTTTTCTGCACCAGAGGCACTCGAAGGATATCGAGCTTCCACAGCTGGGAAG GCTGAGGTTGTCAGTGCCAGCAAGTCTGTTAAGATTCTGGAGCTTTCTGATATAATGGTGTTGCATTTAATGCGCTTTAGCTACGGAAGTGAAGGGAGTACCAAGTTGCACAAACCCGTGCACTTTCCTTTGGAGCTTGTGTTTGGACGTGAATTTCTCGACTCTCCTTCTGAG GGTAGAAGGTATGAACTTGTTGCGACGATCACTCATCATGGAAGGGACCCTTCAAAGGGTCATTACACTGCTGATGCCCGCCATCCAAGTGGGAAGTGGCTGCGTTATGATGATGTGTCTGTCACAGCCATTCCCACAAGCAAAGTGCTGCATGATCAAGCGTACGTTCTCTTCTACAAACAGTTGTAA